One region of Quercus lobata isolate SW786 chromosome 2, ValleyOak3.0 Primary Assembly, whole genome shotgun sequence genomic DNA includes:
- the LOC115968280 gene encoding uncharacterized protein LOC115968280, with translation MVSNLIDKDTRRWKADLVRSLFLPFEASTILNIPLSYNLPEDKIIWVGNKKGEFTVKSAYYIALNLNNEADIEECSSGDCRAPLWKRIWHLKIPSKIRIFGWRACLNGLPTAENLKKRGINLSELCPCCGKDPESITHSLLRCEFAKKVWNCWQECPINISSSQWDFSDVALKILEQGTAADLEVFFVMAWSIWYNRNQVVHESTCQLPNQTWNFAKRYLQDYKDATSSSGQDKTCVSNSWHPPPAGVFKINVDGATSENGRNSSVGVIIRDSKGIIVAACANYLSGQFSAFETETLAVECGILLAQEMGLAQIIIESDALSVIQSIAANEFDGDTGHLNLGIIGLLKSFRSWELNHLKRDYNRVAHELAQSAKRNEASQCWKGVCSPVVQLLIQRECVLSRV, from the coding sequence ATGGTCTCTAATCTCATTGATAAAGATACAAGAAGGTGGAAGGCAGATTTAGTTAGGTCATTGTTTCTCCCTTTTGAAGCATCCACAATCCTCAACATTCCCTTAAGTTACAACTTGCCTGAAGATAAGATCATTTGGGTTGGAAATAAAAAGGGGGAGTTTACAGTGAAAAGTGCATATTACATTGCCCTTAATCTAAACAATGAGGCGGATATTGAGGAATGCTCTTCAGGGGATTGTAGAGCCCCTCTATGGAAAAGAATTTGGCACTTAAAAATCCCTTCAAAGATCAGAATTTTTGGATGGAGAGCATGCTTGAATGGTCTGCCAACTGCTGAGAATTTAAAGAAGAGGGGAATTAATTTGAGTGAGCTTTGCCCTTGTTGCGGAAAAGATCCTGAATCAATAACTCACTCCTTGTTGAGATGTGAGTTTGCCAAGAAAGTCTGGAATTGCTGGCAGGAGTGCCCAATTAATATTTCCTCAAGTCAGTGGGATTTTTCTGATGTAGCATTGAAAATTCTGGAACAGGGGACAGCTGCGGATCTTGAGGTGTTTTTTGTCATGGCATGGTCAATATGGTATAACCGAAACCAGGTGGTGCATGAATCAACCTGCCAACTTCCCAATCAGACTTGGAACTTTGCTAAAAGGTACCTTCAAGATTACAAAGATGCCACTTCATCTTCTGGCCAAGATAAGACCTGTGTTAGCAATAGTTGGCATCCCCCTCCTGCTggagtttttaaaataaacgTGGACGGAGCAACCTCAGAAAATGGAAGGAATTCAAGTGTGGGAGTGATTATTAGAGACTCCAAAGGAATCATAGTTGCTGCTTGCGCAAATTACCTTTCAGGTCAGTTTTCAGCTTTCGAAACTGAAACTTTAGCAGTTGAATGTGGCATCCTTCTTGCTCAGGAGATGGGGTTAGCTCAGATAATCATTGAATCTGATGCTCTATCAGTAATTCAAAGTATTGCTGCTAATGAATTTGATGGAGACACGGGCCACCTGAATCTTGGAATCATTGGTCTTCTCAAGTCCTTTAGGAGCTGGGAGTTAAATCATTTGAAACGGGACTACAACAGAGTCGCACATGAACTCGCACAATCTGCCAAAAGGAACGAAGCATCTCAATGCTGGAAAGGAGTTTGCTCGCCTGTGGTGCAACTTCTCATCCAAAGAGAATGTGTTTTGTCTCGGGTGtag
- the LOC115976194 gene encoding SUPPRESSOR OF ABI3-5 isoform X2 has translation MDPVRYGLQQGWDNNSALEGYGAVHEPNFRVGAPYDERRFLDERYSRDNIYSRNAFHRDVLDRENYPPPPPPPPPPTIGLWPQSRRRSYEEEYPLDRESRRHEKPHIDSFHENDEIQEFDKLRDDYRSVDNYRDHGFDRPGRFGERDHDDYTYDDYDYRSRISHQNREDSRDRDYDYGRHSYDSDYDRGNRRDGNWRRRDSRDKRCASRERDQSPYRRHERSWSRGRDDRPRSRSPRGRSHGRSHREDSYDDDRHERIDKRREREDKRHREQYSVAPSATIVVKGLSQKTTEEDLYQILAEWGPLRHVRVIKERNSGISRGFAFIDFPSVGAARAMMDKIGDDGLVVDGRKIFFEYSKPTGGSGGSFGQENALKSGHFNHKNITIPSDWMCNSCGCVNFARRTSCFQCNEPRTDDALPADIALSNSAPLGKKGLEAGPTHVLVVRGLDENADEEMLRYEFSKHAPIKDLRLVRDKFTHVSRGFAFVHFHSVEDATKALEVTNGTTLEKNGQILRVAYAKSILGPGSGTSGPSQSSSLAAAAIEAATFAQQYDAVGWTPKEYNPDDKQSTSGQEQIGGEIAVQHDGSAPQSGFVWDEASGYYYDAASGFYYDGNTGLYYDGNGGIWYSFDNQTQQYIPCTDQNDNKTSGNQSGLPKALDGSSNRKVIISAPATTLISVEKAASLPDAVQAAATAAIAAEKREKEKSKEIKLASKSSILANKKKMNNVLSIWKQRSHEGQATRVALDDNQPSGSADDRPFSVAPATKSKFKTDATATKDNITSSSVAATTVSVAQTVGLESLVKPRPVSNSLGGTVMGVIRGSGRVAVRSDTLYSGSSGGVSTSTVAASAAGMSTNADMPTVATPFKTDASALGSYTPPTAAGSAKRRFSEMPLNPASGHKEQPQTTYRDRAAERRNLYGSSALGDDLSDLGLGDSNRDFGLRKGSMDSMPFPPGVGGGRVFGEANVNSYEVITADKAIDESNVGNRMLRSMGWHEGLGLGKDGSGMIEPVQAQSTESRAGLGSQQKKVDPSLEVQAGDSYKTLIQKKALARFREMS, from the exons ATGGATCCTGTTCGCTATGGTCTTCAGCAAGGATGGGATAATAACAGC GCTCTGGAGGGTTATGGTGCAGTACACGAGCCAAACTTCCG GGTTGGTGCTCCCTATGATGAGAGGAGGTTCTTAGATGAAAGATATTCAAGAGATAACATTTACTCGAGGAATGCCTTCCATCGTGATGTATTGGATAGGGAGAAttatccaccaccaccaccaccaccaccgcctcCTACTATAGGTCTTTGGCCACAGTCGAGGAGGAGAAGTTATGAAGAGGAATATCCACTTGATAGGGAATCTAGGCGACATGAGAAACCACACATTGATTCATTCCATGAGAATGATGAAATTCAGGAATTTGATAAGCTTCGGGATGACTATCGCAGTGTGGATAACTATCGTGATCATGGATTTGACAGGCCTGGTAGGTTTGGGGAGCGTGACCATGATGATTATACTTATGATGATTATGACTATAGGTCCCGCATTTCCCATCAAAACAGGGAGGATAGCCGTGACAGGGATTACGACTATGGTCGTCATAGTTATGATTCTGATTATGACAGAGGCAATAGGAGAGATGGTAATTGGAGGCGGCGTGACTCCCGTGATAAGAGATGTGCAAGTCGAGAAAGAGATCAGAGTCCATATAGAAGACATGAGCGCTCCTGGTCTCGAGGGCGTGATGATCGGCCTAGGTCAAGGTCTCCTCGGGGAAGAAGCCATGGTCGAAGTCATCGAGAAGACAGCTATGATGATGATCGACATGAAAGGATTGATAAGCGAAGGGAGCGGGAAGACAAGCGTCATCGGGAGCAATATTCTGTG GCCCCATCTGCGACTATTGTTGTGAAGGGCCTCTCACAGAAGACAACTGAGGAAGATTTATACCAGATCCTT GCTGAATGGGGACCCCTTCGTCATGTCCGTGTGATCAAAGAGCGAAACTCTGGAATTTCTCGTGGATTTGCTTTTATCGATTTTCCTTCTGTG GGTGCAGCGCGTGCAATGATGGACAAGATCGGAGATGATGGTCTTGTTGTGGATGGaaggaagattttttttgagtatAG TAAGCCAACTGGTGGGTCAGGTGGATCATTTGGTCAAGAGAATGCTTTGAAATCAGGCCACTTTAATCATAAAAACATTACAATACCATCTGATTGGATGTGCAACTCTTGTGGCTGTGTCAATTTTGCACGTCGGACATCTTGCTTCCag TGTAATGAGCCACGTACTGATGATGCTCTCCCAGCAGATATTGCTTTATCAAATTCAGCACCTTTAGGGAAGAAAGGATTGGAGGCAG GGCCTACTCATGTTTTGGTTGTTcgtggattggatgaaaatgcTGATGAGGAAATGCTTCGGTATGAATTTTCCAAACATGCTCCAATTAAG GACCTTCGTCTTGTCAGAGACAAATTTACTCATGTCTCAAGGGGATTTGCATTTGTACATTTTCATTCG GTGGAGGATGCTACCAAAGCTCTTGAAGTAACAAATGGAACAACTCTTGAGAAGAATGGGCAGATCTTGAGAGTGGCATATGCAAAAAGCATACTTGGTCCAGGATCAGGGACATCTGGACCTTCCCAGTCCAGCAGCCTTGCTGCTGCTGCAATTGAGGCAGCGACATTTGCTCAACAG TATGATGCAGTTGGATGGACACCAAAAGAATACAACCCAGATGATAAGCAATCAACCAGTGGGCAGGAGCAAATTGGTGGGGAGATTGCAGTTCAACATGATGGTTCAGCTCCGCAATCCGGATTTGTGTGGGATGAAGCATCTGGTTATTACTATGATGCTGCTTCTGGGTTCTACTATGATGGAAATACAG GTCTTTATTATGATGGTAACGGTGGAATCTGGTATTCATTTGACAACCAAACGCAGCAGTACATCCCTTGCACTGATCAGAATGACAACAAAACATCTGGTAACCAATCTGGGCTCCCCAAGGCATTGGATGGTTCCAGTAATAGAAAAGTAATCATCTCTGCACCAGCTACAACTTTAATATCAGTTGAGAAGGCTGCCTCATTACCAGACGCTGTACAGGCTGCAGCAACAGCAGCAATAGCTgctgagaagagagagaaggagaagtCAAAAGAGATAAAGCTCGCTTCAAAGAGCAGTATTTTGGCtaataagaagaagatgaataATGTATTGTCAATTTGGAAGCAGAGGAGTCATGAAGGACAAGCGACTCGTGTGGCTCTTGATGACAATCAACCATCTGGGTCAGCTGATGATAGACCTTTTTCTGTTGCACCAGCCACAAAGAGCAAGTTTAAGACTGATGCAACAGCAACAAAAGATAATATTACATCCAGTTCAGTGGCTGCCACAACTGTTTCTGTGGCCCAGACTGTTGGTTTGGAGTCTTTGGTCAAGCCAAGGCCTGTGAGTAACAGCTTAGGTGGAACTGTGATGGGGGTTATTAGGGGCTCTGGAAGAGTTGCAGTGAGATCAGATACTTTGTATTCAGGATCTTCTGGTGGAGTTTCCACTTCAACTGTTGCAGCAAGTGCTGCGGGTATGTCAACAAATGCAGATATGCCTACAGTGGCAACTCCATTTAAAACGGATGCATCTGCCTTGGGTTCCTATACCCCACCAACGGCTGCTGGGAGTGCCAAGAGGAGGTTTTCTGAAATGCCATTAAATCCAGCTTCTGGTCACAAGGAGCAACCTCAAACTACCTATAGGGATCGTGCTGCTGAGCGAAGGAACTTGTATGGTTCGTCTGCTCTTGGAGATGATCTATCTGACCTGGGGCTCGGTGATTCAA ATCGAGATTTTGGATTAAGGAAGGGTTCTATGGATTCAATGCCTTTCCCACCTGGTGTTGGTGGAGGACGTGTGTTCGGAGAAGCTAATGTCAATAGTTATGAGGTGATTACTGCAGACAAAGCAATTGATGAGAGCAATGTGGGCAACCGGATGCTCCGCAGCATGGGCTGGCATGAAGGCTTG GGACTGGGGAAGGATGGAAGTGGAATGATAGAGCCAGTCCAGGCACAGTCCACAGAAAGTAGAGCAGGACTTGGGAGTCAGCAAAAAAAGGTTGATCCTAGCCTTGAAGTGCAAGCTGGGGATAGTTACAAAACTCTCATTCAGAAGAAGGCGCTTGCCAGGTTTCGGGAGATGTCATAG
- the LOC115976194 gene encoding SUPPRESSOR OF ABI3-5 isoform X1, whose protein sequence is MDPVRYGLQQGWDNNSALEGYGAVHEPNFRVGAPYDERRFLDERYSRDNIYSRNAFHRDVLDRENYPPPPPPPPPPTIGLWPQSRRRSYEEEYPLDRESRRHEKPHIDSFHENDEIQEFDKLRDDYRSVDNYRDHGFDRPGRFGERDHDDYTYDDYDYRSRISHQNREDSRDRDYDYGRHSYDSDYDRGNRRDGNWRRRDSRDKRCASRERDQSPYRRHERSWSRGRDDRPRSRSPRGRSHGRSHREDSYDDDRHERIDKRREREDKRHREQYSVAPSATIVVKGLSQKTTEEDLYQILAEWGPLRHVRVIKERNSGISRGFAFIDFPSVGAARAMMDKIGDDGLVVDGRKIFFEYSSKPTGGSGGSFGQENALKSGHFNHKNITIPSDWMCNSCGCVNFARRTSCFQCNEPRTDDALPADIALSNSAPLGKKGLEAGPTHVLVVRGLDENADEEMLRYEFSKHAPIKDLRLVRDKFTHVSRGFAFVHFHSVEDATKALEVTNGTTLEKNGQILRVAYAKSILGPGSGTSGPSQSSSLAAAAIEAATFAQQYDAVGWTPKEYNPDDKQSTSGQEQIGGEIAVQHDGSAPQSGFVWDEASGYYYDAASGFYYDGNTGLYYDGNGGIWYSFDNQTQQYIPCTDQNDNKTSGNQSGLPKALDGSSNRKVIISAPATTLISVEKAASLPDAVQAAATAAIAAEKREKEKSKEIKLASKSSILANKKKMNNVLSIWKQRSHEGQATRVALDDNQPSGSADDRPFSVAPATKSKFKTDATATKDNITSSSVAATTVSVAQTVGLESLVKPRPVSNSLGGTVMGVIRGSGRVAVRSDTLYSGSSGGVSTSTVAASAAGMSTNADMPTVATPFKTDASALGSYTPPTAAGSAKRRFSEMPLNPASGHKEQPQTTYRDRAAERRNLYGSSALGDDLSDLGLGDSNRDFGLRKGSMDSMPFPPGVGGGRVFGEANVNSYEVITADKAIDESNVGNRMLRSMGWHEGLGLGKDGSGMIEPVQAQSTESRAGLGSQQKKVDPSLEVQAGDSYKTLIQKKALARFREMS, encoded by the exons ATGGATCCTGTTCGCTATGGTCTTCAGCAAGGATGGGATAATAACAGC GCTCTGGAGGGTTATGGTGCAGTACACGAGCCAAACTTCCG GGTTGGTGCTCCCTATGATGAGAGGAGGTTCTTAGATGAAAGATATTCAAGAGATAACATTTACTCGAGGAATGCCTTCCATCGTGATGTATTGGATAGGGAGAAttatccaccaccaccaccaccaccaccgcctcCTACTATAGGTCTTTGGCCACAGTCGAGGAGGAGAAGTTATGAAGAGGAATATCCACTTGATAGGGAATCTAGGCGACATGAGAAACCACACATTGATTCATTCCATGAGAATGATGAAATTCAGGAATTTGATAAGCTTCGGGATGACTATCGCAGTGTGGATAACTATCGTGATCATGGATTTGACAGGCCTGGTAGGTTTGGGGAGCGTGACCATGATGATTATACTTATGATGATTATGACTATAGGTCCCGCATTTCCCATCAAAACAGGGAGGATAGCCGTGACAGGGATTACGACTATGGTCGTCATAGTTATGATTCTGATTATGACAGAGGCAATAGGAGAGATGGTAATTGGAGGCGGCGTGACTCCCGTGATAAGAGATGTGCAAGTCGAGAAAGAGATCAGAGTCCATATAGAAGACATGAGCGCTCCTGGTCTCGAGGGCGTGATGATCGGCCTAGGTCAAGGTCTCCTCGGGGAAGAAGCCATGGTCGAAGTCATCGAGAAGACAGCTATGATGATGATCGACATGAAAGGATTGATAAGCGAAGGGAGCGGGAAGACAAGCGTCATCGGGAGCAATATTCTGTG GCCCCATCTGCGACTATTGTTGTGAAGGGCCTCTCACAGAAGACAACTGAGGAAGATTTATACCAGATCCTT GCTGAATGGGGACCCCTTCGTCATGTCCGTGTGATCAAAGAGCGAAACTCTGGAATTTCTCGTGGATTTGCTTTTATCGATTTTCCTTCTGTG GGTGCAGCGCGTGCAATGATGGACAAGATCGGAGATGATGGTCTTGTTGTGGATGGaaggaagattttttttgagtatAG TAGTAAGCCAACTGGTGGGTCAGGTGGATCATTTGGTCAAGAGAATGCTTTGAAATCAGGCCACTTTAATCATAAAAACATTACAATACCATCTGATTGGATGTGCAACTCTTGTGGCTGTGTCAATTTTGCACGTCGGACATCTTGCTTCCag TGTAATGAGCCACGTACTGATGATGCTCTCCCAGCAGATATTGCTTTATCAAATTCAGCACCTTTAGGGAAGAAAGGATTGGAGGCAG GGCCTACTCATGTTTTGGTTGTTcgtggattggatgaaaatgcTGATGAGGAAATGCTTCGGTATGAATTTTCCAAACATGCTCCAATTAAG GACCTTCGTCTTGTCAGAGACAAATTTACTCATGTCTCAAGGGGATTTGCATTTGTACATTTTCATTCG GTGGAGGATGCTACCAAAGCTCTTGAAGTAACAAATGGAACAACTCTTGAGAAGAATGGGCAGATCTTGAGAGTGGCATATGCAAAAAGCATACTTGGTCCAGGATCAGGGACATCTGGACCTTCCCAGTCCAGCAGCCTTGCTGCTGCTGCAATTGAGGCAGCGACATTTGCTCAACAG TATGATGCAGTTGGATGGACACCAAAAGAATACAACCCAGATGATAAGCAATCAACCAGTGGGCAGGAGCAAATTGGTGGGGAGATTGCAGTTCAACATGATGGTTCAGCTCCGCAATCCGGATTTGTGTGGGATGAAGCATCTGGTTATTACTATGATGCTGCTTCTGGGTTCTACTATGATGGAAATACAG GTCTTTATTATGATGGTAACGGTGGAATCTGGTATTCATTTGACAACCAAACGCAGCAGTACATCCCTTGCACTGATCAGAATGACAACAAAACATCTGGTAACCAATCTGGGCTCCCCAAGGCATTGGATGGTTCCAGTAATAGAAAAGTAATCATCTCTGCACCAGCTACAACTTTAATATCAGTTGAGAAGGCTGCCTCATTACCAGACGCTGTACAGGCTGCAGCAACAGCAGCAATAGCTgctgagaagagagagaaggagaagtCAAAAGAGATAAAGCTCGCTTCAAAGAGCAGTATTTTGGCtaataagaagaagatgaataATGTATTGTCAATTTGGAAGCAGAGGAGTCATGAAGGACAAGCGACTCGTGTGGCTCTTGATGACAATCAACCATCTGGGTCAGCTGATGATAGACCTTTTTCTGTTGCACCAGCCACAAAGAGCAAGTTTAAGACTGATGCAACAGCAACAAAAGATAATATTACATCCAGTTCAGTGGCTGCCACAACTGTTTCTGTGGCCCAGACTGTTGGTTTGGAGTCTTTGGTCAAGCCAAGGCCTGTGAGTAACAGCTTAGGTGGAACTGTGATGGGGGTTATTAGGGGCTCTGGAAGAGTTGCAGTGAGATCAGATACTTTGTATTCAGGATCTTCTGGTGGAGTTTCCACTTCAACTGTTGCAGCAAGTGCTGCGGGTATGTCAACAAATGCAGATATGCCTACAGTGGCAACTCCATTTAAAACGGATGCATCTGCCTTGGGTTCCTATACCCCACCAACGGCTGCTGGGAGTGCCAAGAGGAGGTTTTCTGAAATGCCATTAAATCCAGCTTCTGGTCACAAGGAGCAACCTCAAACTACCTATAGGGATCGTGCTGCTGAGCGAAGGAACTTGTATGGTTCGTCTGCTCTTGGAGATGATCTATCTGACCTGGGGCTCGGTGATTCAA ATCGAGATTTTGGATTAAGGAAGGGTTCTATGGATTCAATGCCTTTCCCACCTGGTGTTGGTGGAGGACGTGTGTTCGGAGAAGCTAATGTCAATAGTTATGAGGTGATTACTGCAGACAAAGCAATTGATGAGAGCAATGTGGGCAACCGGATGCTCCGCAGCATGGGCTGGCATGAAGGCTTG GGACTGGGGAAGGATGGAAGTGGAATGATAGAGCCAGTCCAGGCACAGTCCACAGAAAGTAGAGCAGGACTTGGGAGTCAGCAAAAAAAGGTTGATCCTAGCCTTGAAGTGCAAGCTGGGGATAGTTACAAAACTCTCATTCAGAAGAAGGCGCTTGCCAGGTTTCGGGAGATGTCATAG